The proteins below come from a single Xyrauchen texanus isolate HMW12.3.18 chromosome 1, RBS_HiC_50CHRs, whole genome shotgun sequence genomic window:
- the LOC127647007 gene encoding oxysterols receptor LXR-alpha-like isoform X2 has translation MAEVKQETQSSVSQTAPYSTSHNELNDTLLMEPNNIKMYPSEDTPASEGQPVKRKKGPAPKMLGNEVCSVCGDKASGFHYNVLSCEGCKGFFRRSVIKGAQYSCKNSGRCEMDMYMRRKCQQCRLRKCREAGMLEQCVLSEVQIRLKKMKKQEEETARTSAVATPSPTPEMPLLAPEQQEMIEKLVAMQKQCNKRSFLDRPKVTPWPQSQDPLNREVRQQRFAHFTELAIMSVQEIVDFAKQLPGFLELTREDQIALLKTSTIEIMLLETSRRYNPAIDSITFLKDFSYNKEDFAKAGLQFEFINPIFEFSKGMNDLHLDEAEYALLIAINIFSADRPNVQDHDLVERLQQPYVDALHSYIRIKRPNDHLMFPRMLMKLVSLRTLSSVHSEQVFALRLQDKKLPPLLSEIWDVHE, from the exons ATGGCAGAAGTGAAACAGGAGACTCAGTCCTCTGTCAGTCAAACAGCCCCATACAGCACTTCACACAATGAGCTGAATGACACGCTGCtcatggagcccaacaacattaAGATGTACCCCTCTGAGGACACGCCTGCATCAG AGGGTCAGCCTGTGAAGCGGAAGAAGGGCCCTGCTCCCAAGATGCTGGGGAATGAGGTGTGCAGTGTATGTGGTGACAAGGCATCTGGCTTTCATTACAATGTGCTGAGCTGTGAGGGCTGTAAAGGTTTCTTCAGACGCAGTGTGATCAAAGGAGCTCAGTACTCCTGCAAGAACTCTGGCCGCTGCGAGATGGATATGTACATGCGCCGCAAGTGTCAGCAGTGTCGGCTGCGGAAATGCAGGGAGGCAGGCATGCTAGAGCAGT GTGTGCTGTCAGAAGTGCAGATCCGACTGAAGAAGATGAAAAAGCAGGAAGAAGAGACAGCACGCACCTCAGCAGTGGCAACTCCAAGCCCCACCCCGGAGATGCCCCTTCTTGCTCCTGAACAACAGGAGATGATAGAAAAACTGGTGGCCATGCAGAAACAGTGCAACAAACGCTCTTTTCTTGACCGACCCAAAGTCACA CCATGGCCACAGAGTCAGGATCCACTTAACCGAGAGGTTCGACAGCAACGGTTTGCTCATTTCACTGAGCTTGCCATTATGTCTGTACAAGAGATTGTAGACTTTGCAAAACAGCTGCCTGGCTTCCTGGAGCTCACTCGAGAGGACCAAATCGCCCTGCTGAAGACCTCAACTATAGAG ATAATGCTGCTAGAGACTTCCAGACGTTACAATCCAGCAATAGACAGCATAACCTTCCTCAAAGACTTCAGTTACAATAAGGAGGATTTTGCCAAAGCAG ggctgcagtttgagttCATTAACCCTATCTTCGAGTTCTCTAAGGGCATGAATGACCTTCACCTAGATGAGGCAGAGTACGCTTTGCTCATCGCCATCAACATTTTCTCAGCAG ACCGACCCAATGTGCAGGATCACGATTTGGTAGAAAGATTACAGCAGCCATATGTGGATGCCCTTCACTCTTACATCAGAATAAAACGACCCAAC GATCATCTGATGTTTCCTCGAATGCTGATGAAGCTGGTCAGCCTACGCACACTGAGCAGTGTCCACTCAGAGCAGGTCTTTGCACTGCGCCTCCAAGACAAGAAACTCCCACCACTTCTCTCTGAGATTTGGGATGTCCATGAGTGA
- the LOC127647007 gene encoding oxysterols receptor LXR-alpha-like isoform X1, which yields MSTISTTDITDVGHGDSVCCVSEEGSSAGMAEVKQETQSSVSQTAPYSTSHNELNDTLLMEPNNIKMYPSEDTPASEGQPVKRKKGPAPKMLGNEVCSVCGDKASGFHYNVLSCEGCKGFFRRSVIKGAQYSCKNSGRCEMDMYMRRKCQQCRLRKCREAGMLEQCVLSEVQIRLKKMKKQEEETARTSAVATPSPTPEMPLLAPEQQEMIEKLVAMQKQCNKRSFLDRPKVTPWPQSQDPLNREVRQQRFAHFTELAIMSVQEIVDFAKQLPGFLELTREDQIALLKTSTIEIMLLETSRRYNPAIDSITFLKDFSYNKEDFAKAGLQFEFINPIFEFSKGMNDLHLDEAEYALLIAINIFSADRPNVQDHDLVERLQQPYVDALHSYIRIKRPNDHLMFPRMLMKLVSLRTLSSVHSEQVFALRLQDKKLPPLLSEIWDVHE from the exons ATGTCCACCATTTCTACGACTGATATCACTGATGTTGGTCATG GGGACTCAGTGTGCTGTGTCAGTGAAGAGGGTTCTTCAGCAGGGATGGCAGAAGTGAAACAGGAGACTCAGTCCTCTGTCAGTCAAACAGCCCCATACAGCACTTCACACAATGAGCTGAATGACACGCTGCtcatggagcccaacaacattaAGATGTACCCCTCTGAGGACACGCCTGCATCAG AGGGTCAGCCTGTGAAGCGGAAGAAGGGCCCTGCTCCCAAGATGCTGGGGAATGAGGTGTGCAGTGTATGTGGTGACAAGGCATCTGGCTTTCATTACAATGTGCTGAGCTGTGAGGGCTGTAAAGGTTTCTTCAGACGCAGTGTGATCAAAGGAGCTCAGTACTCCTGCAAGAACTCTGGCCGCTGCGAGATGGATATGTACATGCGCCGCAAGTGTCAGCAGTGTCGGCTGCGGAAATGCAGGGAGGCAGGCATGCTAGAGCAGT GTGTGCTGTCAGAAGTGCAGATCCGACTGAAGAAGATGAAAAAGCAGGAAGAAGAGACAGCACGCACCTCAGCAGTGGCAACTCCAAGCCCCACCCCGGAGATGCCCCTTCTTGCTCCTGAACAACAGGAGATGATAGAAAAACTGGTGGCCATGCAGAAACAGTGCAACAAACGCTCTTTTCTTGACCGACCCAAAGTCACA CCATGGCCACAGAGTCAGGATCCACTTAACCGAGAGGTTCGACAGCAACGGTTTGCTCATTTCACTGAGCTTGCCATTATGTCTGTACAAGAGATTGTAGACTTTGCAAAACAGCTGCCTGGCTTCCTGGAGCTCACTCGAGAGGACCAAATCGCCCTGCTGAAGACCTCAACTATAGAG ATAATGCTGCTAGAGACTTCCAGACGTTACAATCCAGCAATAGACAGCATAACCTTCCTCAAAGACTTCAGTTACAATAAGGAGGATTTTGCCAAAGCAG ggctgcagtttgagttCATTAACCCTATCTTCGAGTTCTCTAAGGGCATGAATGACCTTCACCTAGATGAGGCAGAGTACGCTTTGCTCATCGCCATCAACATTTTCTCAGCAG ACCGACCCAATGTGCAGGATCACGATTTGGTAGAAAGATTACAGCAGCCATATGTGGATGCCCTTCACTCTTACATCAGAATAAAACGACCCAAC GATCATCTGATGTTTCCTCGAATGCTGATGAAGCTGGTCAGCCTACGCACACTGAGCAGTGTCCACTCAGAGCAGGTCTTTGCACTGCGCCTCCAAGACAAGAAACTCCCACCACTTCTCTCTGAGATTTGGGATGTCCATGAGTGA